Part of the Rhizobiales bacterium NRL2 genome is shown below.
ATTTCCATGTACGCCCAGCAGAAGATCAACCCGCAGCCGCCGGACCCGATGCAGGCGCGTATCATGATGATGCTGCCGATCATCTTCACCTTCTTCCTCGCCAGTTTCCCGGCGGGTCTGGTGATCTACTGGACGGTGAACAACTGCCTGTCGATCGCCCAGCAGTGGTTCATCATGCGCCGGGTCAACAACCGCCGCGCCGCGGCCGCGAAACCTGGTGAATGACGAGACGCCCGACCCGGAGGCGGGCCGGCTGCTCTTCGCCGCCGAATGCCGCTTCGTCATCAGCGTGGCGTGGCTGGAGCAGCTGCCGCCGGCGGACCTGCCCGAAGTGGCCTTCATCGGCCGCTCAAACGTGGGAAAGTCCAGCCTTGTCAACGCGCTGACGGGCCGCAAGGCGCTGGCCAAGACCTCCAACACGCCGGGCCGGACGCAGCAGCTCAACTTCTTCGACCTGGACGGCCGGCTGATGCTTGTCGACCTGCCGGGCTATGGCTTCGCCAAGGCGCCGAAGGGGGCGGTGGAGGCCTGGACACGGCTGATCCGCGCCTATCTGAGGGGACGGCCGAACCTGTTGCGGGTCTGCCTGCTGATCGATTCGCGTCACGGCATCAAGAAGCCGGACGAGGAATTCATGGACATGCTCGACAAGGCGGCCGTGGTCTACCAGGTGGTGCTGACGAAGACCGACAAGCTGAAATCCGGTGCGCTCGCGAAGGTATCGGCGGATACGGAGGCGCGGCTGAAACGCCGCGTCGCCGCCTTTCCCCGGCAGCTTGCCACCAGCGCCGAGAAGGGCGATGGCATCGCCGAGCTTCGGGCCGAACTCGCCATGCTGGCAAGTGCGGGCGGCACGGGGCTATAAACCCAGCAATGACGAATCGGGCGGGGAGGACAGGAACGTTGAACGAGGAACTGCTCAGGAAGGCCGCCACCCTGCAGGAAGCGCTGCCCTATCTGCGCCGGTTCGCCGGCGAGGTCTTCGTCATCAAGTATGGCGGCCACGCGATGGGCGACGACACCCTGGCAAAGGCCTTCGCCGAGAACATCGTGCTGCTGAAGCAGGTGGGCATCCATCCGGTGATCGTGCACGGCGGCGGGCCGCAGATCGGCCGCATGCTGGAGCGGCTGAAGATCCACAGCCAGTTCGTCGATGGCCTGAGGGTCACCGACCGGGAAACCGTCGACATCGTCGAGATGGTCCTGTCGGGCTCCATCAACAAGCAGATCGTCTCCGCCATCCAGCTGGCCGGCGGCATGGCGATCGGCCTCTCCGGCAAGGACGGCGCGCTGATCCAGGCGCGCAAGCTGACCCGGTCCAAGGCCGATCCCGATTCCAACATCGAGCGCATCCTCGACCTCGGCTTCGTCGGCGAACCGCGCCACATCAATCCCGACATCTTCAACGCCATTGATCTGGACGCGGTGATCCCGGTGATCGCGCCGATCGGCGTCGGCAAGAATGGCGAGACCTTCAACATCAATGCCGATTCGGCGGCCGGCGCCATCGCCTCGGCGCTCGGCGCGGCCAAGCTGATCATGCTCACCGACGTGGCCGGCGTGCTGGACAAGGACGGTCAGCTTCTGCCGGTCCTGACGCCCCGGGACGTGCTGGTCCTGCGTGGCGAGGGGGTGATCACCGGTGGCATGATCCCGAAGATCGAGACCTGCCTCGACGCGGTACGCAACGGCGTCGGCGCTGCCACCATCCTGGACGGGCGGGTCGAGAACGTGATCCTGCTGGAGACCTTCACCGAGCACGGCGTCGGCACGATGATCAGCCGCGACGATCCGGCGGACGGGGAAGGCGGCTGATGCTGCTCGAAGGCTCCTGTCACTGCAAGGCGGTCCGCTTCCGCGTGGAGTCCCGCCATCCCTATCCCTTCAATCTCTGCTATTGCAGCATCTGCCGGAAGACCAGCGGGGGCGGCGGCTATGCCGTCAATCTGGGCGCCGACTACGCGAGCATGGAGATCGAGGGGCGTGAGAACATCCGCGTCTATCGCGCCCGCATGGAAGACGAGCGGACCGGCGAGGTCACGGCCTCCAACGCCGAGCGCAGCTTCTGCGGCGAGTGCGGCACCCATCTCTGGCTCTGGGACAGCCGCTGGCCGAATCTGGTGCATCCGCTGGCGGGCGTGATCGACACCGATCTGCCCGTGCCGCCCGAGCGCACGCATCTGATGATGGACTTCAAGCCCGACTGGGTGCTGTTCCGCCCCGGCGAGCACGACCACGTCCATGGCCACTATCCGGAAGAGTCCCTCGAGGACTGGCACAAGCGGTTGGGGCTGGAGGATTAGCTCACGCCGTATTGCGTGAGAGGAGATCGGTTATCAGTTTGTTGAGGCTCAGGCCGCGCGCGGCCGCCTGATTGGCCAGTTTCCTGTGAAGCGCCGGGTCGACGCGAACCACGAAACGTCCGGAAACAGGCTTCTCCGGAGATTCGCCGCGCTGTTCGCAGAACTGGAGATAGTCGTCGACGCTGCCGCGGAAGGCTTCGTGCAATTCGTTGACGGTCGTGCCTTCGAAAGCGATCACATCACGCAGTCCCAGCACTTCACCATGGAACACGTCGTCGACGTCGTCGAACTCGACCTTCGCCTCATATCCCTTGTACTTCATCATGGTTCGATACCCGCCTCGCTGAAAAAGCGCCTGAGTGAACGGATGGCGCCGCGCCTTGTCGTGGGCTGGGGATGGGGGCGATGGAACACCGCCCGTATGCCGTTCAGATGGAACCGCACCCTCGAACCCCGTCCTTCGGTCACTTCACCTCCGCAAGCCCGGACCAGAGCTTCCACCGATGACCAGCGGATATCGGGTTTCGCCGGTTCCTCGAAAATGGCTGCCAGCGTCTTGCGGTTCGCACCGTTCATTCCTGCAATTTATCACTCTTGTAGGAATTTGGTATCAAAAAATGATATCACAAGACTACGGCTTCGCCTTGTCGCCGGCCGGCTTCTCCGTGGCGTCCAGGGCGTCGGCCAGACGCTGCGCTGCGGAGCCGGGCCGAAGCGGCTTCTGCTGGCTCTCGTGCGGCGCCCAGCCGGTCAGCCAGATGATCTCGAAGGTCGCCGGCACCCGGCCGTCCGCCAGCCCGAAACGGTCGGCGTAGATCTCCATCGCCCGGAGGAGGGTCGCCCGGCGCAGCGGTTTGCGGCGTCGTTCGCGAACAACGTTCTGCTCACCCATTCCGCGCAGGTCGGCGAGCAGCTTCAGCGGATGGCCGTAGGTCACGGTGATGGTGTCCATGTCCGCCACCGGCAGCGCCAGGCCGGCGCGCTGCAGCAGGCCGCCCGAATCACGAATGTCGGCGAAGGGGGAGACGCGGGGGCTGACGCCACCCTCGATTTCCGATTCCGCTTCCATCAGCGCATGGCGCAGCTCGTGCAGCGTGCCGCCGCCGAACAGCGCCGCGAGCAACAGCCCGTCGGGCTTCAGCGCGCCTCGGAGCTGGATCAGCGCGCCGGGCAGATCGTTGGTCCAATGCAGCGAGAGCGGGCTGAGGATCAGGTCGAAGCTTCCGGGCGCGAAAGGCAGCCATTCCTCGTCGGCGGCGACCGCTGGCCGCGGCCGGGCGAAGGCCGCGGCGAGGTCCATGGTCACGGCTTCGGCGATTTTCCTGTCCGGTCCCACCAGTCCTTCCGGCAAGCGGGCGCGGCCGCCGACGACCAGCGCCCGCCGGAAACTGCGCTGCACGTCGCCGAGCCGGTCGGCCATGCGTTCGGCGACATCGCGGAACAGGAAGTCGTGATCCGCGAACCCGGCCGCCGCGCGTGCGCGGTTCCGGGCATGCAGTCGCCGCTCGAAGATCTCGATCTCGGAAGCCATGCGGCGGATATGGCAGGTTCCGGCGGTCCTTGCCATACTCGGCGGGCGATGAAACTCCTCCGACCAGCCGCGCGCCTCGCGCTCGACGTCCTGCTGCCGCCGCAGTGCTTCGCCTGCGGGGCGGAGGTCGCCGATCCGGCCAGGCTCTGCGCCCGCTGCTTCGGCGAGAGCGACTTCATCACCGAGCCGATGTGCGCCTGCTGCGGCCTGCCCTTCGATTTCGAGACCGAGCCCGGCCGCATCTGCGCGCTCTGCGCGGCGCAGCCACCGATCTTCGACCGGGCCCGGTCGGCCGTGCGCTATGACGAGCCCCTCCGCCAGACGGTGCTCGGCTTCAAGCATGGTGACCGCACCGACATGGCCGCAGGGCTGGCGACGCTGCTCTGGCGGGCCGGAAGGCCCCTGCTGGCGGACGCGGATGGCGTCGTGCCCGTGCCGCTGCACCGCCGGCGGCTCTGGCGGCGACGCTATAACCAGGCGGCGTTGCTCTCCCGGGAACTGGCGAACCGTGCAGGCATCGGGTTCCTGCCCGATCTGCTGGAGCGCCGGCGTCCCACGCGCAGCCAGGGCGGACTCAGCGCCACCGCCCGGCGGCGGAACGTGCGTGGCGCCTTCCGGGTGACCGACGGTGCGGCCGCACGCATCCGCGACGCCCGGCTGGTGCTGGTCGACGACGTCTATACCACCGGGGCGACGGTGGAAGCCTGCGCCCGCGTGCTCAGGCGCGCCGGGGCGGCGTCGGTCGACGTGCTGACGGTGGCGCGCGTTGTCCGGGCCGGACAGACGCACTAGGTTAAACAGGTCTCAACAAGGACGGGAACGGCGAAGACCATGTCCAGGGTCGTGATGTATACGACGGGGCTCTGCCCCTACTGCTACCGCGCGAAGAAGCTGTTCGACGACAAGGGTGTCGCCTACGAGGAGATCGACATCATGTTCACGCCGGGCAAGCGCGACGAGATGATCAAGCGCTCGGGCCGGCGGACAGTGCCGCAGGTCTTCGTCGGCGATACCCATGTCGGCGGCTATGACGACCTTGCCGCGATGGAGGCGGCGGGCAGTCTTGATCCGTTGCTGAAGGAAGCGCCGGCGCCATGACTTCGGTCAGGGCCGCCTGCATTCAGCCGAACACGGGTACGGACTGGGAAGCCAATCTGGCCGCCAACCGGCCACGGATCGAGGATGCGGCGAAGGACGGCGCGATCTTCGTCCAGACGCCCGAGGTGACGAACTTCATCTTCCGCCGCCGACGCGACACCAT
Proteins encoded:
- a CDS encoding YihA family ribosome biogenesis GTP-binding protein — its product is MVNDETPDPEAGRLLFAAECRFVISVAWLEQLPPADLPEVAFIGRSNVGKSSLVNALTGRKALAKTSNTPGRTQQLNFFDLDGRLMLVDLPGYGFAKAPKGAVEAWTRLIRAYLRGRPNLLRVCLLIDSRHGIKKPDEEFMDMLDKAAVVYQVVLTKTDKLKSGALAKVSADTEARLKRRVAAFPRQLATSAEKGDGIAELRAELAMLASAGGTGL
- a CDS encoding acetylglutamate kinase, giving the protein MTNRAGRTGTLNEELLRKAATLQEALPYLRRFAGEVFVIKYGGHAMGDDTLAKAFAENIVLLKQVGIHPVIVHGGGPQIGRMLERLKIHSQFVDGLRVTDRETVDIVEMVLSGSINKQIVSAIQLAGGMAIGLSGKDGALIQARKLTRSKADPDSNIERILDLGFVGEPRHINPDIFNAIDLDAVIPVIAPIGVGKNGETFNINADSAAGAIASALGAAKLIMLTDVAGVLDKDGQLLPVLTPRDVLVLRGEGVITGGMIPKIETCLDAVRNGVGAATILDGRVENVILLETFTEHGVGTMISRDDPADGEGG
- a CDS encoding alanine acetyltransferase, producing MLLEGSCHCKAVRFRVESRHPYPFNLCYCSICRKTSGGGGYAVNLGADYASMEIEGRENIRVYRARMEDERTGEVTASNAERSFCGECGTHLWLWDSRWPNLVHPLAGVIDTDLPVPPERTHLMMDFKPDWVLFRPGEHDHVHGHYPEESLEDWHKRLGLED
- a CDS encoding antitoxin HicB, whose amino-acid sequence is MKYKGYEAKVEFDDVDDVFHGEVLGLRDVIAFEGTTVNELHEAFRGSVDDYLQFCEQRGESPEKPVSGRFVVRVDPALHRKLANQAAARGLSLNKLITDLLSRNTA
- a CDS encoding SAM-dependent methyltransferase — protein: MASEIEIFERRLHARNRARAAAGFADHDFLFRDVAERMADRLGDVQRSFRRALVVGGRARLPEGLVGPDRKIAEAVTMDLAAAFARPRPAVAADEEWLPFAPGSFDLILSPLSLHWTNDLPGALIQLRGALKPDGLLLAALFGGGTLHELRHALMEAESEIEGGVSPRVSPFADIRDSGGLLQRAGLALPVADMDTITVTYGHPLKLLADLRGMGEQNVVRERRRKPLRRATLLRAMEIYADRFGLADGRVPATFEIIWLTGWAPHESQQKPLRPGSAAQRLADALDATEKPAGDKAKP
- a CDS encoding amidophosphoribosyltransferase gives rise to the protein MKLLRPAARLALDVLLPPQCFACGAEVADPARLCARCFGESDFITEPMCACCGLPFDFETEPGRICALCAAQPPIFDRARSAVRYDEPLRQTVLGFKHGDRTDMAAGLATLLWRAGRPLLADADGVVPVPLHRRRLWRRRYNQAALLSRELANRAGIGFLPDLLERRRPTRSQGGLSATARRRNVRGAFRVTDGAAARIRDARLVLVDDVYTTGATVEACARVLRRAGAASVDVLTVARVVRAGQTH
- a CDS encoding glutaredoxin 3 — encoded protein: MSRVVMYTTGLCPYCYRAKKLFDDKGVAYEEIDIMFTPGKRDEMIKRSGRRTVPQVFVGDTHVGGYDDLAAMEAAGSLDPLLKEAPAP